One window of the Zea mays cultivar B73 chromosome 3, Zm-B73-REFERENCE-NAM-5.0, whole genome shotgun sequence genome contains the following:
- the LOC542523 gene encoding regulatory protein viviparous-1 isoform X1, with amino-acid sequence MEASAGSSPPHSQENPPEHGGDMGGAPAEEIGGEAADDFMFAEDTFPSLPDFPCLSSPSSSTFSSNSSSNSSSAYTNTAGRAGGEPSEPASAGEGFDALDDIDQLLDFASLSMPWDSEPFPGVSMMLENAMSAPPQPVGDGMSEEKAVPEGTTGGEEACMDASEGEELPRFFMEWLTSNRENISAEDLRGIRLRRSTIEAAAARLGGGRQGTMQLLKLILTWVQNHHLQRKRPRDVMEEEAGLHVQLPSPVANPPGYEFPAGGQDMAAGGGTSWMPHQQAFTPPAAYGGDAVYPSAAGQQYSFHQGPSTSSVVVNSQPFSPPPVGDMHGANMAWPQQYVPFPPPGASTGSYPMPQPFSPGFGGQYAGAGAGHLSVAPQRMAGVEASATKEARKKRMARQRRLSCLQQQRSQQLSLGQIQASVHLQEPSPRSTHSGPVTPSAGGWGFWSPSSQQQVQNPLSKSNSSRAPPPSLEAAAVAPQTKPAPAGARQDDIHHRLAAASDKRQGAKADKNLRFLLQKVLKQSDVGSLGRIVLPKEAEVHLPELKTRDGISIPMEDIGTSRVWNMRYRFWPNNKSRMYLLENTGEFVRSNELQEGDFIVIYSDVKSGKYLIRGVKVRPPPAQEQGSGSSGGGKHRPLCPAGPGRAAAAGAPEDAVVDGVSGACKGRSPEGVRRVRQQGAGAMSQMAVSI; translated from the exons ATGGAAGCCTCCGCCGGCTCGTCGCCACCGCACTCCCAAGAGAACCCGCCGGAGCACGGTGGCGACATGGGAGGGGCCCCCGCGGAGGAGATCGGAGGGGAGGCGGCGGATGATTTCATGTTCGCTGAAGACACGTTCCCCTCCCTCCCGGACTTCCCTTGCCTTTCGTCGCCGTCCAGCTCCACCTTCTCGTCCAACTCCTCGTCAAACTCCTCCAGCGCCTACACCAACACGGCAGGAAGAGCCGGCGGCGAGCCCTCCGAGCCTGCTTCGGCCGGAGAAGGGTTTGATGCGCTCGATGACATCGACCAGCTCCTCGACTTCGCGTCGCTTTCCATGCCGTGGGACTCCGAGCCGTTCCCGGGGGTTAGCATGATGCTAGAGAACGCCATGTCGGCGCCGCCGCAGCCGGTGGGCGACGGCATGAGTGAAGAGAAAGCCGTGCCGGAAGGGACCACAGGGGGAGAGGAGGCCTGCATGGATGCGTCGGAGGGGGAGGAGCTGCCGCGGTTCTTCATGGAGTGGCTCACGAGCAACCGCGAAAACATCTCGGCCGAGGATCTCCGCGGGATCCGCCTCCGCCGCTCCACCATCGAGGCCGCCGCCGCCCGGCTCGGCGGCGGGCGCCAGGGCACCATGCAGCTGCTCAAGCTCATCCTCACCTGGGTGCAGAACCACCACCTCCAGAGGAAGCGCCCGCGCGAcgtgatggaggaggaggcgggcctGCACGTCCAGCTCCCCAGCCCGGTCGCCAACCCACCAGGATACGAGTTCCCCGCCGGCGGACAGGACATGGCCGCGGGCGGCGGCACATCTTGGATGCCCCACCAGCAGGCATTCACGCCGCCTGCTGCGTACGGCGGCGACGCGGTGTACCCGAGCGCGGCAGGCCAACAGTACTCTTTCCACCAGGGCCCCAGCACGAGCAGCGTGGTCGTGAACAGCCAACCGTTCTCCCCGCCGCCTGTGGGCGACATGCACGGCGCGAACATGGCCTGGCCGCAGCAGTACGTGCCGTTCCCACCGCCTGGGGCTTCCACGGGCTCTTACCCTATGCCGCAGCCGTTCTCCCCCGGATTCGGCGGGCAGTACGCCGGCGCCGGCGCTGGCCACCTCTCAGTGGCCCCCCAGCGCATGGCAGGCGTGGAGGCCTCGGCGACCAAGGAGGCCCGCAAGAAGCGCATGGCGAGACAGCGGCGCCTGTCCTGCCTGCAGCAGCAGCGCAGCCAGCAGCTGAGCCTGGGCCAGATCCAGGCCTCCGTCCACCTGCAGGAGCCGTCCcctcggtccacgcactccggcccgGTCACGCCGTCAGCAGGCGGCTGGGGATTCTGGTCGCCGAGCAGCCAGCAGCAGGTCCAGAACCCGCTCTCCAAGTCCAATTCATCAAGGGCGCCGCCTCCCTCGCTGGAAGCGGCGGCGGTGGCGCCACAGACAAAGCCCGCGCCTGCTGGTGCTCGGCAGGACGACATTCACCACCGCCTCGCAGCGGCTTCAGATAAGCGGCAG GGCGCCAAGGCGGACAAGAACCTGCGGTTCCTGCTGCAGAAGGTGCTGAAGCAGAGCGACGTCGGGAGCCTCGGCCGCATCGTGCTCCCCAAA GAAGCGGAGGTTCACCTGCCGGAGCTGAAGACGAGGGATGGCATCTCCATCCCCATGGAGGACATCGGAACGTCGCGCGTGTGGAACATGCGGTACAG GTTTTGGCCCAACAACAAGAGCAGAATGTATCTGCTGGAGAACACAG GGGAATTTGTTCGTTCCAACGAGCTTCAGGAGGGGGATTTCATAGTGATCTACTCCGATGTCAAGTCGGGCAAATAT CTGATACGGGGCGTGAAGGTAAGGCCCCCGCCGGCGCAAGAGCAAGGCAGTGGTTCCAGCGGGGGAGGCAAGCACAGGCCCCTCTGTCCAGCAGGTCCAGGGAGAGCCGCAGCCGCCGGTGCTCCTGAAGACGCCGTCGTCGACGGGGTCAGCGGCGCCTGCAAGGGGAGGTCTCCGGAAGGCGTGCGGCGGGTTCGGCAGCAGGGAGCCGGCGCCATGAGCCAGATGGCGGTGAGCATCTGA
- the LOC542523 gene encoding regulatory protein viviparous-1 (The RefSeq protein has 5 substitutions compared to this genomic sequence) gives MEASSGSSPPHSQENPPEHGGDMGGAPAEEIGGEAADDFMFAEDTFPSLPDFPCLSSPSSSTFSSNSSSNSSSAYTNTAGRAGGEPSEPASAGEGFDALDDIDQLLDFASLSMPWDSEPFPGVSMMLENAMSAPPQPVGDGMSEEKAVPEGTTGGEEACMDASEGEELPRFFMEWLTSNRENISAEDLRGIRLRRSTIEAAAARLGGGRQGTMQLLKLILTWVQNHHLQRKRPRDVMEEEAGLHVQLPSPVANPPGYEFPAGGQDMAAGGGTSWMPHQQAFTPPAAYGGDAVYPSAAGQQYSFHQGPSTSSVVVNSQPFSPPPVGDMHGANMAWPQQYVPFPPPGASTGSYPMPQPFSPGFGGQYAGAGAGHLSVAPQRMAGVEASATKEARKKRMARQRRLSCLQQQRSQQLSLGQIQTSVHLQEPSPRSTHSGPVTPSAGGWGFWSPSSQQQVQNPLSKSNSSRAPPSSLEAAAAAPQTKPAPAGARQDDIHHRLAAASDKRQGAKADKNLRFLLQKVLKQSDVGSLGRIVLPKKEAEVHLPELKTRDGISIPMEDIGTSRVWNMRYRFWPNNKSRMYLLENTGEFVRSNELQEGDFIVIYSDVKSGKYLIRGVKVRPPPAQEQGSGSSGGGKHRPLCPAGPERAAAAGAPEDAVVDGVSGACKGRSPEGVRRVRQQGAGAMSQMAVSI, from the exons ATGGAAGCCTCCGCCGGCTCGTCGCCACCGCACTCCCAAGAGAACCCGCCGGAGCACGGTGGCGACATGGGAGGGGCCCCCGCGGAGGAGATCGGAGGGGAGGCGGCGGATGATTTCATGTTCGCTGAAGACACGTTCCCCTCCCTCCCGGACTTCCCTTGCCTTTCGTCGCCGTCCAGCTCCACCTTCTCGTCCAACTCCTCGTCAAACTCCTCCAGCGCCTACACCAACACGGCAGGAAGAGCCGGCGGCGAGCCCTCCGAGCCTGCTTCGGCCGGAGAAGGGTTTGATGCGCTCGATGACATCGACCAGCTCCTCGACTTCGCGTCGCTTTCCATGCCGTGGGACTCCGAGCCGTTCCCGGGGGTTAGCATGATGCTAGAGAACGCCATGTCGGCGCCGCCGCAGCCGGTGGGCGACGGCATGAGTGAAGAGAAAGCCGTGCCGGAAGGGACCACAGGGGGAGAGGAGGCCTGCATGGATGCGTCGGAGGGGGAGGAGCTGCCGCGGTTCTTCATGGAGTGGCTCACGAGCAACCGCGAAAACATCTCGGCCGAGGATCTCCGCGGGATCCGCCTCCGCCGCTCCACCATCGAGGCCGCCGCCGCCCGGCTCGGCGGCGGGCGCCAGGGCACCATGCAGCTGCTCAAGCTCATCCTCACCTGGGTGCAGAACCACCACCTCCAGAGGAAGCGCCCGCGCGAcgtgatggaggaggaggcgggcctGCACGTCCAGCTCCCCAGCCCGGTCGCCAACCCACCAGGATACGAGTTCCCCGCCGGCGGACAGGACATGGCCGCGGGCGGCGGCACATCTTGGATGCCCCACCAGCAGGCATTCACGCCGCCTGCTGCGTACGGCGGCGACGCGGTGTACCCGAGCGCGGCAGGCCAACAGTACTCTTTCCACCAGGGCCCCAGCACGAGCAGCGTGGTCGTGAACAGCCAACCGTTCTCCCCGCCGCCTGTGGGCGACATGCACGGCGCGAACATGGCCTGGCCGCAGCAGTACGTGCCGTTCCCACCGCCTGGGGCTTCCACGGGCTCTTACCCTATGCCGCAGCCGTTCTCCCCCGGATTCGGCGGGCAGTACGCCGGCGCCGGCGCTGGCCACCTCTCAGTGGCCCCCCAGCGCATGGCAGGCGTGGAGGCCTCGGCGACCAAGGAGGCCCGCAAGAAGCGCATGGCGAGACAGCGGCGCCTGTCCTGCCTGCAGCAGCAGCGCAGCCAGCAGCTGAGCCTGGGCCAGATCCAGGCCTCCGTCCACCTGCAGGAGCCGTCCcctcggtccacgcactccggcccgGTCACGCCGTCAGCAGGCGGCTGGGGATTCTGGTCGCCGAGCAGCCAGCAGCAGGTCCAGAACCCGCTCTCCAAGTCCAATTCATCAAGGGCGCCGCCTCCCTCGCTGGAAGCGGCGGCGGTGGCGCCACAGACAAAGCCCGCGCCTGCTGGTGCTCGGCAGGACGACATTCACCACCGCCTCGCAGCGGCTTCAGATAAGCGGCAG GGCGCCAAGGCGGACAAGAACCTGCGGTTCCTGCTGCAGAAGGTGCTGAAGCAGAGCGACGTCGGGAGCCTCGGCCGCATCGTGCTCCCCAAA AAGGAAGCGGAGGTTCACCTGCCGGAGCTGAAGACGAGGGATGGCATCTCCATCCCCATGGAGGACATCGGAACGTCGCGCGTGTGGAACATGCGGTACAG GTTTTGGCCCAACAACAAGAGCAGAATGTATCTGCTGGAGAACACAG GGGAATTTGTTCGTTCCAACGAGCTTCAGGAGGGGGATTTCATAGTGATCTACTCCGATGTCAAGTCGGGCAAATAT CTGATACGGGGCGTGAAGGTAAGGCCCCCGCCGGCGCAAGAGCAAGGCAGTGGTTCCAGCGGGGGAGGCAAGCACAGGCCCCTCTGTCCAGCAGGTCCAGGGAGAGCCGCAGCCGCCGGTGCTCCTGAAGACGCCGTCGTCGACGGGGTCAGCGGCGCCTGCAAGGGGAGGTCTCCGGAAGGCGTGCGGCGGGTTCGGCAGCAGGGAGCCGGCGCCATGAGCCAGATGGCGGTGAGCATCTGA